Proteins from a genomic interval of Lolium perenne isolate Kyuss_39 chromosome 1, Kyuss_2.0, whole genome shotgun sequence:
- the LOC127331300 gene encoding protein SLENDER RICE1-LIKE 2-like — protein sequence MDPAATASLSGELPLPSVQGAAASYCVDLSVDASVLPAVPPSVAEAEAARTGHEEEENAAIRLVHLLVTCANDIQAGDYAAATGNLAEARLALGTTVSTATGIGRVTSHFAAALGQRLSRASPSDSGAAPVAASSAEHTGELYRQFYEAGPFLKFAHFTANQAILEAFEGCDRVHVLDCAIMQGAQWPALIQSLSLRPGGPPALRITGIGPPPAADGSRDELNEVGVRLTEFARAVNVPFSFCGVRGDTIDPIQAWMFKLVPGEALAVNSICQLHRLLVDDVDPNSVAAFFPEPIHTVLCWITSMQPRVFTIFEQEADHNNPALVERFTNALFYYGALFDSMEAMSTHRRTNTTGGLGGEAYLQREIFDIVCGEGSGRVERHEPLNVWHGRLWRAGLAQTPLGPSAIRRAAGLLRSLCGAGYRVQERGDFLTLAWHDRPLFTASVWHAPPTNNVINRLFELLMGEPEAQPTEGEPEAQATEI from the coding sequence ATggaccccgccgccaccgcctcccTGTCCGGCGAGCTGCCGCTCCCGTCCGTCCAGGGCGCCGCCGCGTCGTACTGCGTCGACCTGTCCGTGGACGCTTCCGTCCTGCCCGCTGTCCCGCCCTCCGTCGCTGAGGCCGAGGCCGCAAGGACAGGCCATGAGGAAGAGGAGAACGCCGCGATCCGGCTGGTGCACCTCCTCGTCACATGCGCCAATGACATCCAGGCGGGCGACTACGCGGCGGCCACGGGCAACCTGGCCGAGGCGCGCTTGGCGCTCGGGACCACGGTCTCGACGGCCACCGGGATCGGCCGCGTCACCAGCCACTTCGCTGCCGCGCTGGGCCAGCGTCTCTCACGGGCGTCCCCGAGTGACTCCGGCGCCGCGCCCGTCGCCGCCTCGTCGGCGGAGCACACCGGTGAGCTGTACCGCCAGTTCTACGAGGCGGGGCCCTTCCTCAAGTTCGCGCACTTCACGGCTAACCAGGCCATCCTCGAGGCGTTCGAAGGCTGCGACCGCGTGCACGTCCTGGACTGCGCCATCATGCAGGGTGCGCAGTGGCCGGCGCTCATCCAGAGCCTCTCCCTCCGCCCCGGCGGCCCGCCAGCCCTCCGGATCACCGGCATCGGCCCTCCTCCCGCCGCAGACGGATCACGCGACGAGCTCAACGAGGTGGGCGTCCGGCTCACCGAGTTCGCGCGCGCCGTGAACGTACCTTTCTCCTTCTGCGGTGTCAGGGGCGACACCATTGACCCGATCCAGGCGTGGATGTTCAAGCTCGTCCCCGGCGAGGCGCTGGCCGTGAACTCCATCTGCCAGCTCCACCGCCTGCTGGTGGACGACGTGGACCCGAATTCTGTGGCCGCCTTCTTCCCGGAGCCCATCCACACCGTCCTATGCTGGATTACCTCCATGCAGCCCAGGGTGTTCACGATCTTCGAGCAGGAGGCGGACCACAACAATCCGGCGCTGGTGGAGCGGTTCACCAACGCGCTTTTCTACTACGGGGCCTTGTTCGACTCCATGGAGGCGATGTCCACTCACCGCCGCACTAACACCACCGGTGGCCTCGGAGGGGAGGCGTACCTGCAGCgggagatcttcgacatcgtgtgCGGCGAGGGCAGCGGCCGTGTGGAGCGCCACGAGCCGCTCAACGTCTGGCACGGCCGGCTCTGGCGTGCCGGGCTTGCCCAGACGCCCCTCGGGCCGAGCGCGATCCGGCGGGCTGCGGGGCTGCTCCGTTCGTTGTGCGGAGCCGGGTACCGCGTGCAGGAGCGCGGCGACTTCCTCACGCTCGCGTGGCACGACCGTCCTCTGTTCACGGCGTCCGTATGGCACGCACCGCCGACGAACAATGTGATAAACCGACTTTTCGAGCTATTAATGGGTGAGCCTGAAGCTCAGCCTACTGAGGGTGAGCCTGAAGCTCAGGCGACTGAGATTTAG